The Scyliorhinus canicula chromosome 21, sScyCan1.1, whole genome shotgun sequence region TTGCCTAACGCTGCTCCCTTCCCTTGCGCCCCCATCctcccgccaccccaccccccccccccccaaaaaaactttCAACCCCCTTCTCGGCCCCCAAGCCGAAGGTGTCGGTGCCAGGAACCCGCAGCGTGGTCAGGGCGTGGCAGTGGCACGGAAGGACACCGTGCGTGTGGATGCGGCGTGTTGGCAGAGCTGGGGTTGGCGGGCTCTCACTTTAAACTCCGAGCTAGTCGTGGGGGTTGTGGCAGTGGGCTGGcgactctcggggggggggggggggggggggttggggggggggaagttggggggggggggagtttggaaaAGCTTGCCATGGCATCTTGGGAGCACACGGCCAAAAATAACAAACCATAGGGTcattcatcacattgctgtttgtgggatcttcccCTGCGTGGATCAGTTATCGCTATTCCTGCCACTACATTACACCTGCGAACATAAATGTGGATTAGGAGTAGGCCGCTCGGCCTCGAACCTCCTCCGCCAAATCATTAAGATCACTGATCTGATCGTAACCTCAACTCcccattcctgccgaccccctgataacctttcaccctgataacctttcactcccccccaccccttgttaATTGCGAATCTATCCCCCtctgccttaaaagtattcaaagactctgcttcgcCCGCCTGTGGAGGAAGAGAATGcagagactcaccaccctctggaagaAAGGATTTCTCCTGATCTCCGTCTTAATCAGCCGACCCCTTGTTTTTAacagtgacccctccccccctcccgatttctagattctcccacaagaggaaacatccacatccactctgtccctaccccctcaggatcttgtgtgtctcaatcaagtcgcccctcactcTCCTACACTCCAGCCCGACCTCTCCGACCTGTCCTCATAAGACACCCCGCACATTCCGGGTGTGAGTctaataaaccttctctgcacagcTTCCAATGCATtgacatcctttcttaaataatgagACTAATACTCTactcaatactccagctgtggtgtcACCTGTGCCCTACGCGACTGAAGCATAAATGCGCTTCCCTTCGCAAATAAATTTCTATTATAAATTCCTCCATGTCAACATTTACAGTGGGAGCATCCTATATGAACATGTCACGCTGTACTTGCACATTCCCACCAGTAGTGGCGCTGTCGCACCACATGCTGGCGCAGGAATTTCTAACGGAAACATTTGGCAGGAAATGGATGGGGTGGGTTAAGGCGGTTTATTGAGATTGTTTAATGCTTTCAGATGCATGCGTGGCTGAGTCATAAAGTGAGATAATAGAATGGGAGCGTTCTGGTGGCCATTGACTAGCCATTTTCCGGTTGCCTTTTTATTGTCGTTCATTCTGGGCCAGGACAAAAACTCTCAGCTCACACAGAACTAGATAGAAAAATCTCTCCTCCCATTCCCCGCTACACCACTCACTTCACTGTAGAAATTTTGTTCCTTCCTTTCTTTATCTGCTCCACTCTTTTGTTTCGTTCTGCCTCCTCCATCTTCCAGGTCCAAGAGTACTCGTTGAAGATTGTGTTGAAGTTGGGGTTTTGGAGGGCTTTTTGGAAGCGCTTCTCGTAGGCCTCCGCCCTCCTGTCTTGCTTCGTCTGCCTGCCCGGGTACTTGGCCGTGGCTGAGGCTGTCGTCTCAGCGTTGTCTCTCGGGCCCGCCTTCACGCCAAGGGGAACGGACGTCTCCCTCGACATTTTCCTCAATGCCTCGTCGCCGTTCGTGTAGGCCTGGACATTGACTCTTTCCTCAGATCCTCCAGTCGGGTGGTGGCGCTGCAGTAGCGAGCCCCTGAACTTCTGATGGTAGTAGTTTGTGATGTTGGCGCCCGCCCGGGCATTGAGCGTCAGGTTGTGAATGCTCTTCTCGATCACGTAGAAGAACAGCGCATCGGTGGTGAACAGCTCAGAGGCCTTCCACACCTGGCAGCCTGCGGCCTGCTGCTGGACAAGGAATTGGCTGAAGGTGCCCGTGTCACTCATGATGCCCAGGAAATCAAGGAATGTCACTTCCCTCCCGTGGTTGACCGCCAGAAACTGCAAGGGGACTGGCACGAGTTGGTTCCTCACGTAGATCGACAGCGAGTTCATGATCTTCAGCAATGAGAAGCTATCGATGTTGTCTTGGTTATTTCTGTCAAAGAATTCGTAGAATTCCCGGAAGGCGTCGATCTGTTGCTGGGTAAGAGGGGACTCCACATAgttctcatctggttccaggacGTCTACATAATGGACGAGACGGTGGAGATTTATCCCCAGGAATCTAGGCACCAGGACGTTACCAATTGCCTTCTTTTCCTTCGGGTCCTTGATGCCCAGCCCCTTCTTCTTGGTGTAATAGTACCTGACGATGTGCTTGGTTGACTCCATGGAGAGTTTGCCCAGGCGCAGCATCTCTGCCAGTACTTTGAAAAACACGGCGTTGGTCAGCAGTCCCTTCTGGGAGCTCGAACAGTCGCAGATGTCGGGCAGCTGGGCGAAGTAGCGGAAGAACAGGTCGGTGTCTGTGACAACCTCCAGGAAGTCCTCAAAGCACACCTGCCCGTCCCCGTTGGTGTCCAGGAGCCGCAGGAGGTCGCGGAACTGCGCCTCGGACAGCTCGACCTCTACCGCGCGCAGCCCCACGCACAGGTTGTGGATGTCGATCACGTCGTGGGCAGGGGGCTCCGTGAACAGTTTAAAAAGCTCGTAGaaggcctccagctccacccgcaCCAGGGACTGCCCCTTGTTCCGCCTGACAGGCGGGCACTCGTGTAAGCGTTTTGTCTCGTGGGAGGGGCAAGCCGCCTTCTGGGTGTAAGTCAGCATTGCGGTGGTTGGCATGCAGGGAGTTGCAAAAAGCGGCATGGTGGTGTCCGCCATTCGGGAGCTAGGCTGAAGAGGCCCATACGCGTGGTATCTTGATGGGTAAGAGGGGATAGACGCACCAAGCTGCTTCACATCAGACTGTTCTACCTTGGCCTTCTTCAGCGGCTGATCGATTCTTTCCTCTACCTTTGGAAATGTTCTCTGTTCCTCCTTTCCCACCAGTCTCTTCATATCCactgtctcctccaccttcttctgTTTGATATCCGCCTTGGCCACCCCGCGCTCCACACTTTGCAGTTCTTCCGTGCTTCTCTGTATATTCTTTCTTTCCAATGTCCTCCTCACACCCTCAGTCTTTCTCTTTGGGTCTTCTTCCGCCTTTGATTTCATCTCCTCCTGGTCCCTTGTCTTTCCCACTGTCTcgttcctcctcccctccaccttaCACAGCATCACTTCCTCCTCTCTCTTTCGCAACTGCTTatctctcctctttctctcctttctttccATCATCTTCTTATTCAGCCTCTCTTCTTCAATCTTCATTTTCTTCTCCATTTCTTCTTCCATCTTCCATTTCATTTCTTGTTTAATCTTTTTTGTCACTTCCTCTTCCATCCGGAACCTTTCCTCTCCCAACTTGCGGTTTATCTCCTTTTCAatttcatatttcatttcttcTTCCAACTTTTGTTTCATCTCTTCCGTCATCTTCAGCTTCTCTTCCTCCATCTTCACTCTCATCTCTGCCTCCAGGTTCTGCTTAATTTTCTCCTCTAACTTAAGCCTCACTAATTCCTTCTCCAACCTGCGCATTATTTCAtcctctatcttactcttcaatTTCATTCCCACTTTACTTTCCAAGCCTTCCTCTGTCTCATGCTCCACCTCTTCCTCATCCCCTGCCTTCTTCAATTCTTCTCCCATTCTTTCCTCCTTTTCAGCTTTAATCCCTTTTCCCTCTTTCTCCTCACTCGTTTTCATCCTTTTCCCTGCCTGTCCCttctcctccctttctctctcttcttcctCACCTTCATTCCTCTCTTCCTCTGCCCTTTGCTGTCTTGTCTCTGCCCCTTTTGTTTCcattctctcttcctctctcgtcccctttttcttctcttctcccatcccctctctctcttcctctctcattccctcttTCTCTTCTTCTAttttctcctcttcctctcccaaccctttctcttcctccaccatcctctctttctcttcctctcttgtcccctctctctctcctgtccatTCTCTATCTTCCTCTTCCACCCTTCCGCTCTCTTCCTcttccattttctctttctctcccattCTCTCCTTTTCTTCCTCTCCCATACCCcctgtctcttccacctcctctctttcttcctcttccatctgctctctctcctccttatccgtctcctcgctctcttcctcttccgtctcttctttctcttcctcatccgtctcccctctctctttctcttctgtctcctctctctcgtcttcttccatttcctctctctcttcccctcccatcTCTTCTTTCTCTTCTTCTCCCAtctcttctttttcttcttctgccatcccctctctctcttcctctttcatttcctctctctcatcctctcccatCTTCTCTTCGTCTttcatcccccctctctcttcctctcctatctcttccttTTTGTCCTTTCCCACCTCCTCTTTTTCttcttctcccaccccctctttctcatcctcaatcatcccccctctctcttcctctcccatctctttttcttcctctcttacctcctcttTTTCTTCCATAccctttttttcttcttctcccatcccctctttctcttcctctcccatcccctctttctcttcctctcccatcccttctttttcttcttctcctacctcttctttctctttctctcccaccccctctttCTCTTCATCTCCCATCTCCTCTCTTTCATCTTCTCCCAGTTCCTCTTTCTCTCCCACCTTATCTTTTTCTTCTTCTCCAATtctgtctttctctttctctcccatcCCCTCTTTCTCTTCATCTCCCATCTTCTCTTTTTCGTCTTCTCCCCGTTCCTCTTTCTCTCCCACCTTATCTTTTTCTTCTTCTCTAATCCCGTCTTTCCCTTTCTCTCCCATCCACTCTTTCTCTTCATCTCCCATCTTCTCTTTTTCATCTTCTCCCAGTTCCTCTTTCTCTCCCACCTTATCTTTTTCTTCTTCTCCAATtctgtctttttctttctctcccatCCCCTCTTTCTCTTCATCTCCCATCTCCTCTCTTTCATCTTCTCCCAGTTCCTCTTTCTCTCCCACCTTATCTTTTTCTTCTTCTCCAATtctgtctttctctttctctcccatcCCCTCTTTCTCTTCATCTCCCATCTTCTCTTTTTCGTCTTCTCCCAGTTCCTCTTTCTCTCCCACCTTATCTTTTTCTTCTTCTCGAATCCCGTCTTTCCCTTTCTCTCCCATCCCCTCTTTCTCTTCATCTCCCATCTTCTCTTTTTCATCTTCTCCCAGTTCCTCTTTCTCTCCCACCTTATCTTTTTCTTCTTCTCCAATCccgtctttctctttctctcccatcCCCTCTTTCTCTTCATCTCCTATCTTCTCTTTTTCGTCTTCTCCCAGTTCCTCTTTCTCTCCCACCTTATCTTTTTCTTCTTCTCCAATCCCGTCTTTCCCTTTCTCTCCCATCCCCTCTTTCTCTTCATCTCCTATCTTCTCTTTTTCATCTTCTCCCAGTTCCTCTTTCTCTCCCACCTTATCTTTTTCTTCTTCTCCAATCCCGTCTTTCCCTTTCTCTCCCATCCCCTCTTTCTCTTCATCTCCCATCTTCTCTTTTTCGTCTTCTCCCAGTTCCTCTTTTTCTCCCACCTTATCTTTTTCTTCTTCTCCAATCCCGTCTTTCCCTTTCTCTCCCATCCCCTCTTTCTCTTCATCTCCCATCTTCTCTTTTTTGTCTTCTCCCAGTTCCTCTTTCTCTCCCACCTTATCTTTTTCTTCTTCTCCAATCccgtctttctttttctctcccaTCCCCTCTTTCTCTTCATCTCCCATCTTCTCTTTTTCATCTTCTCCCAGTTCCTCTTTCTCTCCCACCTTATCTTTTTCTTCTTCTCCAATCCCGTCTTTCTCTTCCTCTCCCATCCCCACTTCCTCTTCCTTGCCCATCTTATTTTCATCTTCCATCTctttttcctccctctcttcagccttctctttcttctcctcttccaatttcattttcttttcctctTCTACTTCCACCTTCTTTTCCATTTCTGTCCGGTTTTCCTCTTCCAATTCCACTGCCTCTTCCATAGTCTTTCTCATCTCCTCCTGTTTGTCTTTGTCACCAAACCCTGTCTCCTCTTCAGATTGAGATTCCTGTGCCTCTTCATCCTCTGCATTCTCCTCTCCCCACTCTGcttcctctccctcttcccttttCAGTTCCTCTtctttctcttccacttccttcttttCCTCCATTTGATTATTCTCTTCCTCACTTTCCTTCCGCTCTTCCTCATCTCTTCTCCACTCTACACTTTCCctgtcctcctcttcctcagattCTAGATTGAagatctcttcctcctcctcctctgccacctcAAGCTCACTTTCTAATAGGTTCGCATCTTCTTGCCACTCCACCTGTTCCATTAGCCCATGCTCTTCATCGCTCAATTCACTGCATACTTCTTCTtcgtcctcctccacctccagcctcttccttTTCTTCTCCTCCTGCCATctcctgtcctcctcctcctgacgCCACTTGGTTTTATCTTTTTCCACCTTTGAGCCTTTCTTCGGCTGTCTGCTTGGCTCTTTACCCTCGTCAGCTTCAAACTGACAGACTTCTTCATCTTCATCTTCATCGCCATCGTCGATCAGAAATTTATGTCGAGGTTCATTCTTCGTCATCGCCTTTCCTGTCTTCCTGGACTCCATTAGCCCCTCCGCCTCTCTGTCCTCCTTCCCTTTTCCCTGTGACTGAGGTTATTTTTCCGATGATACATTCACCATTTCACTTTGAAGATGAGCTTTTGTGTGATGCTGTCTGAAACTTTGACGAGGATATTGGGGTGAACTGCCCTCACTGTTGGAATAGGCTTTCAATGTGCTGTTCTTAGTAAGAACTGAGCTTTCTTACGTGGAAGAATGCTTCGGGTACATGGCCTACGAGATTGCTTGCAGGGCCCAAGATCTATCGAGTTCCATGATGCTATTTCTCGCGAATCCCTGCCACGTGGCCATGGACTTAGTTAATTCATGGCATTCAACCTCAGTGTTGATGAATACCCTTTTGGTGATGTCACACCTGAAGACCCAGGGTGACGAGTATTCCAATCGTAGAACAGTGTGAAAGGTTCGCCTACATGCATGGGCGTCttttgttggcggaggaggaccaGGTGTGAGCACTCTGCCAACAATCTTTCCTTTCATGAGATTTTGCTGAGTTTTGAATAGTTGGGAGGGGGTGTGCACTGTGATGTGTCCAATGTTTGTGATGTCACATATGTTAATGCCTCAACTATTCAGCAGCAAGCTCATTCGTGATGGccatgggagaggggaggggcagggggagagctGGCCGCCATTTCAGACTTTTCAGTAGGACAGTTGCCGCCCTCCTACCTCAGGGAATCTGCTCAGAGCATTAATGCGTTCCCTGAAAGGGTTAACACATTCCCCAGTATGCCTGCAAACTGTCACACTGTTCTCTTTGAGAGCAATCTGTTCAGAATtgccccatgagaaggtggtgggtgaggcgCCTTCTTGAACCAGCTGCAGTCCTCGTGTGGTGTGGGTACTCTCACGGTGCTGGTAGAGaggaagctccaggattttgacccagcgacagtgacggaacggctgatatatttccaagtggggatggtgaggggctcggaggggaactcgcaggtggtggggttcccaggtatctgctgggtggtagaggtcgtgggtttggaaggtgctgccgaaggagccttggtgagttgctgcagtgcaacttgtagatggtacacacggctgccactgtgcgtcggtggtggagggagtgaatgtttgtggatggggtgctgatcaagcggggctgctttgtcctggatggtgttgagcttcttgagtgatgtcggagccgcgctcatccaggcgagtgggagagtccatcacgctcctgacttgtgccttgtagatggtggacaggctttgggggagtcaggaggtgagttactctccgcaggattcccagcctctgacctgctctggtagccacagtgttaatgtggctgggtccagtttctggtcaatcgttaccctcaggatgttgattgtgggggggggtcaatctgcgatggtaataccattgaatgtcaacagctgatggttagattctctcctggagatggtcattgtctggtacCTGTGAAGTGCGAACATTACcctgctgctttgccctggatgttgACGGGCTTCTTGAGAAAAGCTTTCATGCGgcaagtggttggggtctggagagcgcctgcctgagagtgtggcagcTTCGATCAAGGCTTTCAAAATCCCGGGAAAGAATGAAtgtacaggattatggggagaaaaaTCGAGGAGAGGCACCAGGTGAGTGAATTGCCTGTGCAGcaacgatgggctgagtggcctccttttgaTTCTCTGCTGTGGAGAACAAGCCTTCACATTCCTGACTCCGGCCTAGTTGGTGGAGCagttttgaggagtcaggaagtgCCACAGGCTACCAGGTCTCGCACTCACCCAGGTAGTCAAGGCCTTTGTGTGGCTCTTCCAGTTGAGTTACCGGTGAATGGTTAACCAAATCCCTCGCTCGCTGTCCCAGGACATTCATGGCGTTGGTGGGACTGTGTTATGGCGCAGTACAGTTTTCTTTAATTCTTTTGGGTGACGTGGCCGTCCCTGGCAAGGCTAGAATTTGTTGCttgcccctaattgcccttg contains the following coding sequences:
- the LOC119955893 gene encoding trichohyalin-like encodes the protein MESRKTGKAMTKNEPRHKFLIDDGDEDEDEEVCQFEADEGKEPSRQPKKGSKVEKDKTKWRQEEEDRRWQEEKKRKRLEVEEDEEEVCSELSDEEHGLMEQVEWQEDANLLESELEVAEEEEEEIFNLESEEEEDRESVEWRRDEEERKESEEENNQMEEKKEVEEKEEELKREEGEEAEWGEENAEDEEAQESQSEEETGFGDKDKQEEMRKTMEEAVELEEENRTEMEKKVEVEEEKKMKLEEEKKEKAEEREEKEMEDENKMGKEEEVGMGEEEKDGIGEEEKDKVGEKEELGEDEKEKMGDEEKEGMGEKKKDGIGEEEKDKVGEKEELGEDKKEKMGDEEKEGMGEKGKDGIGEEEKDKVGEKEELGEDEKEKMGDEEKEGMGEKGKDGIGEEEKDKVGEKEELGEDEKEKIGDEEKEGMGEKGKDGIGEEEKDKVGEKEELGEDEKEKIGDEEKEGMGEKEKDGIGEEEKDKVGEKEELGEDEKEKMGDEEKEGMGEKGKDGIREEEKDKVGEKEELGEDEKEKMGDEEKEGMGEKEKDRIGEEEKDKVGEKEELGEDEREEMGDEEKEGMGEKEKDRIGEEEKDKVGEKEELGEDEKEKMGDEEKEWMGEKGKDGIREEEKDKVGEKEERGEDEKEKMGDEEKEGMGEKEKDRIGEEEKDKVGEKEELGEDEREEMGDEEKEGEGMGEEKKKGTREEERMETKGAETRQQRAEEERNEGEEEEREREEKGQAGKRMKTSEEKEGKGIKAEKEERMGEELKKAGDEEEVEHETEEGLESKVGMKLKSKIEDEIMRRLEKELVRLKLEEKIKQNLEAEMRVKMEEEKLKMTEEMKQKLEEEMKYEIEKEINRKLGEERFRMEEEVTKKIKQEMKWKMEEEMEKKMKIEEERLNKKMMERKERKRRDKQLRKREEEVMLCKVEGRRNETVGKTRDQEEMKSKAEEDPKRKTEGVRRTLERKNIQRSTEELQSVERGVAKADIKQKKVEETVDMKRLVGKEEQRTFPKVEERIDQPLKKAKVEQSDVKQLGASIPSYPSRYHAYGPLQPSSRMADTTMPLFATPCMPTTAMLTYTQKAACPSHETKRLHECPPVRRNKGQSLVRVELEAFYELFKLFTEPPAHDVIDIHNLCVGLRAVEVELSEAQFRDLLRLLDTNGDGQVCFEDFLEVVTDTDLFFRYFAQLPDICDCSSSQKGLLTNAVFFKVLAEMLRLGKLSMESTKHIVRYYYTKKKGLGIKDPKEKKAIGNVLVPRFLGINLHRLVHYVDVLEPDENYVESPLTQQQIDAFREFYEFFDRNNQDNIDSFSLLKIMNSLSIYVRNQLVPVPLQFLAVNHGREVTFLDFLGIMSDTGTFSQFLVQQQAAGCQVWKASELFTTDALFFYVIEKSIHNLTLNARAGANITNYYHQKFRGSLLQRHHPTGGSEERVNVQAYTNGDEALRKMSRETSVPLGVKAGPRDNAETTASATAKYPGRQTKQDRRAEAYEKRFQKALQNPNFNTIFNEYSWTWKMEEAERNKRVEQIKKGRNKISTVNR